One window of the Klebsiella sp. WP3-W18-ESBL-02 genome contains the following:
- the dppA gene encoding dipeptide ABC transporter periplasmic-binding protein DppA, with protein MSISLKKSGMLKLGLSLVAMTVAASVQAKTLVYCSEGSPEGFNPQLFTSGTTYDASSVPIYNRLVEFKTGTTEIVPGLAEKWDISPDGKTYTFHLRQGVKWQDNKDFKPTRDMNADDIVFSFDRQKNAQNPYHKVSGGSYEYFEGMGLQDLISEVKKVDDNTVQFVLTRPEAPFLADLAMDFASILSKEYADNMLKAGTPEKVDLNPIGTGPFQLQQYQKDSRILYKAFPGYWGTKPQIDRLVFSITPDASVRYAKLQKNECQVMPYPNPADIARMKEDKSINLMEQAGLNVGYLSFNTEKKPFDDVKVRQALTYAVNKEAIIKAVYQGAGVAAKNLIPPTMWGYNDDVKDYSYDPEKAKALLKEAGQDKGFTVELWAMPVQRPYNPNARRMAEMIQADWAKIGVQAKIVTYEWGEYLKRAKAGEHQAVMMGWTGDNGDPDNFFATLFSCAAAKDGSNYSRWCYKPFEDLIQPARATDNHEKRVELYKQAQVVMHDQAPALIIAHSTVYEPVRKEVKGYVVDPLGKHHFDNVSIE; from the coding sequence ATGAGTATTTCCTTGAAGAAGTCAGGGATGCTGAAGCTGGGCCTCAGCCTGGTCGCGATGACCGTTGCTGCCAGCGTACAGGCCAAAACCCTGGTTTATTGTTCAGAAGGCTCGCCGGAAGGCTTTAACCCACAGCTCTTTACGTCTGGTACCACCTATGATGCCAGCTCCGTACCTATTTATAACCGTCTGGTTGAATTCAAAACCGGTACCACGGAAATCGTCCCGGGTCTGGCTGAGAAATGGGACATCAGCCCGGACGGCAAAACCTATACCTTCCACCTGCGTCAGGGCGTGAAGTGGCAGGACAATAAAGACTTTAAACCGACGCGTGATATGAACGCCGACGATATCGTCTTCTCCTTCGACCGTCAGAAAAACGCACAAAACCCGTACCACAAAGTCTCTGGCGGCAGCTATGAATACTTCGAAGGTATGGGCCTGCAAGACCTGATTAGCGAAGTGAAAAAAGTCGACGATAACACCGTCCAGTTCGTGCTGACTCGCCCGGAAGCGCCGTTCCTGGCTGACCTGGCGATGGACTTCGCGTCTATTCTGTCCAAAGAATATGCTGACAACATGCTGAAAGCCGGCACGCCGGAGAAAGTTGACCTGAACCCAATCGGTACCGGTCCATTCCAGCTGCAGCAATACCAGAAAGACTCGCGTATTCTGTACAAAGCGTTCCCGGGCTACTGGGGCACCAAGCCGCAGATCGACCGTCTGGTCTTCTCCATCACGCCTGACGCGTCCGTGCGTTATGCCAAGCTGCAGAAGAACGAGTGCCAGGTGATGCCGTACCCGAACCCGGCCGACATCGCGCGCATGAAAGAAGACAAGAGCATCAACCTGATGGAACAGGCTGGCCTGAACGTGGGTTACCTCTCCTTCAACACCGAGAAAAAACCGTTTGATGACGTGAAAGTGCGCCAGGCGCTGACCTACGCGGTCAACAAAGAAGCGATCATCAAGGCCGTTTATCAGGGCGCTGGCGTAGCCGCGAAAAACCTGATCCCGCCAACCATGTGGGGCTATAACGACGACGTCAAAGACTACAGCTACGATCCGGAAAAAGCCAAGGCGCTGCTGAAAGAAGCGGGTCAGGATAAAGGCTTCACCGTTGAGCTGTGGGCGATGCCGGTACAGCGTCCGTACAACCCGAACGCGCGCCGTATGGCGGAGATGATTCAGGCTGACTGGGCGAAGATCGGCGTGCAGGCCAAAATCGTCACCTACGAGTGGGGCGAATACCTCAAGCGCGCGAAAGCGGGCGAACACCAGGCCGTGATGATGGGCTGGACCGGCGACAACGGGGATCCGGATAACTTCTTCGCGACGCTGTTCAGCTGCGCGGCGGCGAAAGACGGCTCTAACTACTCTCGCTGGTGCTACAAGCCGTTTGAAGACCTGATTCAGCCGGCACGTGCGACCGACAACCACGAGAAACGCGTTGAACTGTACAAGCAGGCGCAGGTGGTGATGCACGATCAGGCTCCGGCGCTGATCATTGCACACTCCACCGTATACGAGCCGGTGCGTAAAGAAGTCAAAGGCTATGTGGTTGACCCGTTAGGTAAGCACCACTTCGACAACGTATCTATCGAATAA
- the eptB gene encoding kdo(2)-lipid A phosphoethanolamine 7''-transferase, which yields MRYIKAMSQQKLSLLLAVYIGWFMNYSVLVRRFGGYLADFNVEKGISIVIELVGTLLVTFFLLRLLSLGGRRMWKVLATAVVLISSGASYYMTNLNVVIGYGIIASVMTTDIDLSKEVVGWHFISWLVLTSIVPLVFIWFNQARDTLLYQLMTRGQRLRGVGIVLVTALLVWGPIRLMESHLKDTERLSQVDMPSYGGVLANSYLPSNWVSALSLYGWTQVDESLDTNELIDPAKKFTYVAPKDIDDTYLVFVIGETTRWDHMSLFGYGRDTTPGLAKEKNLVAFRGYSCDTATKLSLRCMFVRQGGASDNPQRTLKEQNVFAVLHQLGFTGDLLAMQSELWFYSNTMANNIAYREQIGAEPRNRGKAVDDMLLADEMKNVLARTGVDGKHLIIIHTKGSHFNYTQRYPRSFAKWTPECVNVDDKCSKAELINSYDNSITYVDHFLVNIFDQLRDKKAIVFYAADHGESINNHERLHGTPRKMAPPEQFRVPMLVWMSDKYLENPDHAKSFAYLQQQAAMKQPKRHVELYDTIMGCLGYTSPDGGINERNNWCHVPEAKKSAQ from the coding sequence ATGAGATATATCAAAGCGATGTCCCAGCAGAAGCTGAGCCTTCTGCTGGCAGTGTACATCGGCTGGTTTATGAACTATTCCGTGTTGGTTCGCCGTTTTGGCGGCTACCTTGCGGACTTTAATGTCGAGAAAGGGATTTCTATCGTCATTGAGCTGGTCGGCACGCTGCTGGTGACGTTCTTTTTACTGCGCCTGCTGTCGCTCGGTGGACGCCGGATGTGGAAAGTGCTGGCAACGGCCGTTGTGCTAATCTCCTCCGGTGCCAGCTACTACATGACCAACCTTAATGTCGTGATTGGCTATGGCATTATTGCTTCGGTTATGACCACCGATATCGATCTTTCCAAAGAGGTGGTGGGCTGGCATTTTATTTCCTGGCTGGTGCTGACCAGCATCGTACCGCTGGTGTTTATTTGGTTTAACCAGGCGCGTGACACGCTGCTCTATCAGCTTATGACGCGGGGGCAGCGTTTACGCGGCGTCGGTATTGTGCTGGTGACGGCACTGCTGGTATGGGGCCCTATTCGCTTGATGGAGTCGCATCTGAAAGATACTGAGCGGCTGTCACAGGTGGATATGCCGAGCTATGGCGGCGTACTGGCTAACTCTTATCTGCCGAGCAACTGGGTTTCTGCGCTGAGCCTGTACGGCTGGACGCAGGTCGATGAGTCCCTTGATACTAACGAGCTTATCGATCCGGCGAAAAAGTTTACCTATGTTGCGCCGAAAGATATTGATGACACCTATCTGGTGTTTGTCATCGGCGAAACGACCCGTTGGGATCATATGAGCCTGTTTGGCTATGGGCGAGATACCACGCCGGGGCTGGCAAAGGAAAAAAATCTGGTGGCGTTCCGCGGCTACTCCTGCGACACCGCTACCAAGCTCTCGTTGCGCTGTATGTTCGTCCGTCAGGGCGGGGCCAGCGATAACCCGCAGCGGACGCTGAAAGAGCAGAACGTGTTTGCAGTACTCCATCAGCTAGGCTTTACCGGCGATCTCCTGGCCATGCAGAGCGAGCTGTGGTTCTACAGCAACACCATGGCGAATAACATCGCCTACCGTGAGCAAATCGGTGCCGAACCGCGTAACCGTGGTAAGGCAGTGGATGACATGCTGCTGGCGGACGAAATGAAAAACGTGCTGGCGCGCACCGGCGTTGATGGTAAACATCTGATTATTATCCACACGAAGGGGTCGCACTTTAACTACACCCAGCGCTACCCGCGCAGCTTTGCGAAGTGGACGCCGGAGTGCGTGAACGTGGACGATAAGTGCAGCAAAGCGGAGCTGATTAACTCGTACGATAACTCGATCACCTACGTTGACCATTTCCTGGTGAACATTTTCGATCAGCTGCGCGATAAGAAGGCGATCGTCTTCTATGCCGCAGACCACGGCGAGTCGATTAACAACCACGAGCGTCTGCACGGCACGCCGCGTAAGATGGCTCCGCCGGAGCAGTTCCGTGTCCCGATGCTGGTCTGGATGTCTGATAAGTATCTGGAAAACCCGGACCATGCGAAGTCATTCGCTTACCTGCAACAGCAGGCGGCAATGAAACAGCCGAAGCGCCACGTTGAGCTTTATGACACTATCATGGGCTGTCTGGGGTACACTTCCCCGGATGGCGGTATCAACGAGCGTAATAACTGGTGTCATGTCCCCGAGGCGAAAAAATCGGCGCAGTGA
- a CDS encoding MFS transporter — MNAATQNHTRWLTLLGTIITQFALGSVYTWSLFNSALSSKLDASVSQVAFSFGLLSLGLALSSSVAGKLQERFGVKNVTIASGILLGVGFFLTAHANSLMMLWLSAGIIVGLADGAGYLLTLSNCVKWFPERKGLISAFAIGAYGLGSLGFKFIDSHLLATVGLENTFMIWGAIVLVMIVFGAMLMKDAPNQEVKSSNGVVANDFTLAESMRKPQYWMLAVMFLTACMSGLYVIGVAKDIAQGMVHLDLATAANAVTVISIANLSGRLVLGILSDKIARIRVITIGQIISLVGMAALLFAPLNEVTFFAAIACVAFNFGGTITVFPSLVSEFFGLNNLAKNYGVIYLGFGIGSICGSLIASLFGGFYVTFCVIFALLIISLALSTTIRQPRTEMLHQAHA; from the coding sequence ATGAACGCTGCAACCCAAAATCACACCCGCTGGCTGACATTGCTCGGCACCATTATTACTCAGTTTGCCTTAGGTTCCGTTTATACCTGGAGCCTGTTTAACAGCGCGTTGTCCAGCAAGCTGGACGCGTCGGTCAGCCAGGTGGCATTTTCTTTCGGTTTGCTAAGCCTGGGTCTGGCGCTGTCCTCTTCCGTTGCCGGTAAACTGCAAGAACGCTTTGGCGTGAAGAATGTCACCATTGCTTCCGGCATCCTGTTAGGCGTGGGCTTCTTCCTGACTGCCCATGCGAACAGCCTGATGATGCTGTGGCTCAGCGCAGGGATCATTGTTGGCCTGGCGGACGGTGCAGGTTATCTGCTCACGCTCTCCAACTGCGTGAAATGGTTCCCGGAACGTAAAGGGTTAATTTCCGCCTTTGCTATCGGTGCGTATGGTCTGGGTAGCCTCGGATTTAAATTTATCGATAGCCACCTGCTGGCAACCGTCGGCCTGGAAAATACCTTTATGATTTGGGGCGCGATTGTGCTGGTGATGATTGTCTTCGGCGCGATGCTGATGAAAGATGCGCCAAATCAGGAAGTGAAAAGCAGCAATGGCGTGGTGGCGAACGACTTTACGCTGGCTGAGTCCATGCGTAAACCACAGTACTGGATGCTGGCAGTTATGTTCCTGACCGCCTGCATGAGCGGCCTGTATGTCATTGGCGTAGCGAAAGATATTGCTCAGGGCATGGTTCATCTGGATTTGGCGACTGCGGCAAATGCTGTCACCGTCATCTCTATTGCTAACCTCAGCGGTCGTCTGGTGCTGGGTATCCTGTCCGATAAAATCGCACGAATTCGCGTGATTACTATCGGTCAGATTATCTCGCTGGTGGGCATGGCGGCGCTGCTATTCGCTCCGCTCAATGAAGTGACTTTCTTCGCCGCTATCGCCTGTGTCGCCTTTAACTTCGGCGGGACTATCACCGTATTCCCATCGCTGGTGAGCGAGTTCTTCGGCCTGAACAATCTGGCGAAAAACTACGGCGTGATTTACTTAGGCTTCGGTATCGGCAGCATCTGCGGTTCGCTGATTGCTTCCCTGTTCGGCGGCTTCTACGTGACCTTCTGCGTGATTTTCGCTCTGCTGATTATCTCGTTGGCGCTGTCCACCACCATTCGTCAGCCGCGAACCGAAATGTTGCATCAGGCCCACGCCTAA
- the dppD gene encoding dipeptide ABC transporter ATP-binding protein, with amino-acid sequence MALLNVDKLSVHFGDEGTPFKAVDRVSYSVSQGEVVGIVGESGSGKSVSSLAIMGLIDYPGRVMAESLQFNGQDLKRISEKERRNLVGAEVAMIFQDPMTSLNPCYTVGFQIMEAIKVHQGGNKKTRRQRAIDLLNQVGIPDPASRLDVYPHQLSGGMSQRVMIAMAIACRPKLLIADEPTTALDVTIQAQIIELLLELQQKENMALILITHDLALVAEAAHKIIVMYAGQVVETGAASDIFRAPRHPYTQALLRALPEFAQDKARLASLPGVVPGKYDRPNGCLLNPRCPYATEKCRSVEPELNTVDGARQSKCHYPLDDAGRPTL; translated from the coding sequence ATGGCGTTATTAAATGTAGATAAATTATCGGTGCACTTCGGCGATGAAGGCACACCGTTTAAGGCCGTGGATCGCGTGAGCTATAGCGTGAGCCAGGGGGAAGTGGTCGGTATCGTCGGTGAGTCCGGCTCCGGTAAATCGGTCAGCTCGCTGGCGATTATGGGGTTGATTGATTACCCGGGCCGCGTAATGGCGGAAAGCCTGCAGTTCAACGGCCAGGATCTGAAACGAATCTCTGAGAAGGAGCGTCGTAACCTGGTCGGTGCCGAAGTGGCGATGATCTTCCAGGATCCGATGACCAGCCTGAACCCGTGCTACACCGTCGGTTTCCAGATTATGGAAGCGATTAAAGTTCATCAGGGCGGCAATAAGAAAACGCGTCGCCAGCGGGCGATTGATCTGCTCAACCAGGTCGGTATTCCGGATCCAGCCTCGCGTCTGGATGTTTATCCGCACCAGCTTTCCGGTGGGATGAGCCAGCGCGTGATGATCGCGATGGCGATCGCCTGCCGTCCGAAGCTGCTGATTGCCGATGAACCGACGACCGCGCTGGACGTCACCATCCAGGCGCAGATCATCGAGCTGCTGCTTGAATTGCAGCAAAAAGAGAATATGGCGCTGATCCTGATTACTCACGATCTGGCGCTGGTGGCCGAAGCGGCGCACAAAATTATCGTCATGTATGCCGGTCAGGTGGTGGAGACGGGCGCCGCCAGCGATATCTTCCGCGCGCCGCGCCATCCGTATACTCAGGCCTTGCTGCGCGCGCTGCCGGAGTTTGCTCAGGACAAAGCGCGTCTGGCTTCCCTGCCGGGCGTGGTGCCGGGTAAGTACGACCGCCCGAATGGCTGTCTGCTCAACCCGCGCTGCCCGTATGCCACGGAAAAATGCCGCAGCGTAGAGCCTGAGCTGAACACCGTTGACGGTGCTCGCCAGTCGAAATGTCACTATCCACTCGATGATGCCGGGAGGCCCACACTATGA
- a CDS encoding autotransporter outer membrane beta-barrel domain-containing protein — protein sequence MNNKKCNGLWRCAAPASVFVWMLLSPHANAWQQEYIVTDAKSNTAARYTWDSDHQPRYDDILAERIEAVQTGAGLNMNLPDTTPLDATKTMSVGWNFPLTESMTTGPVVTWHYDGSPGYMWNEFGDTANAGSQTDPLWHASVSTLGWRVDSHPWLGIRPWAQVSYNQQFGENQWKAQSGLNRMPTTTQDGNWVDVTVGADMLLNSHLAAYAALSQADNMAAGANYLYTMGVSARF from the coding sequence ATGAATAATAAGAAATGCAATGGCCTTTGGCGATGTGCTGCGCCAGCGTCGGTTTTCGTGTGGATGTTACTATCACCACATGCGAATGCCTGGCAACAGGAATATATCGTGACTGATGCGAAAAGTAATACTGCGGCGCGCTATACATGGGATAGCGATCACCAACCGCGGTACGATGACATTCTGGCTGAGCGTATTGAAGCCGTGCAAACCGGCGCGGGGTTGAATATGAACCTTCCGGATACGACGCCGCTGGATGCGACCAAAACCATGAGCGTTGGCTGGAATTTTCCGCTGACCGAGAGCATGACCACCGGGCCGGTTGTGACGTGGCACTATGACGGATCGCCGGGCTATATGTGGAATGAGTTTGGCGATACGGCGAATGCCGGTAGCCAGACCGATCCGCTCTGGCATGCGAGCGTCAGTACGCTCGGGTGGCGCGTTGATTCGCACCCGTGGCTGGGCATTCGCCCGTGGGCTCAGGTCAGCTACAACCAGCAGTTTGGCGAGAATCAGTGGAAAGCGCAGTCCGGCCTCAATCGGATGCCCACGACGACGCAGGACGGTAACTGGGTTGATGTGACCGTCGGGGCCGACATGTTACTGAACTCACATCTGGCGGCCTATGCGGCGTTGTCGCAGGCGGACAATATGGCGGCGGGGGCGAATTATCTTTATACCATGGGCGTTAGCGCGCGCTTTTAA
- the dppC gene encoding dipeptide ABC transporter permease DppC — protein MSQVTENKAPVPMTPLQEFWHYFKRNKGAVVGLVYVVIVLFIAIFANWIAPYNPADQFRDTLLAPPAWQEGGSWAHLFGTDDVGRDVLSRLMYGARLSLLVGCLVVVLSLIMGVVLGLVAGYFGGLVDNIIMRVVDIMLALPSLLLALVLVAIFGPSIGNAALALTFVALPHYVRLTRAAVLVEVNRDYVTASRVAGAGAMRQMFVNIFPNCLAPLIVQASLGFSNAILDMAALGFLGMGAQPPTPEWGTMLSDVLQFAQSAWWVVTFPGLAILLTVLAFNLMGDGLRDALDPKLKQ, from the coding sequence ATGTCACAAGTTACTGAGAATAAAGCACCGGTGCCGATGACCCCGTTACAGGAATTCTGGCACTACTTTAAACGCAATAAGGGCGCGGTCGTTGGCCTGGTGTACGTGGTCATCGTGCTGTTTATTGCCATTTTCGCCAACTGGATTGCGCCGTATAACCCGGCGGATCAGTTCCGCGATACGCTGCTAGCGCCACCTGCATGGCAGGAGGGCGGCTCGTGGGCACACTTATTTGGTACCGATGATGTGGGGCGTGACGTACTGTCGCGGCTGATGTACGGCGCGCGCCTGTCGCTGCTGGTCGGGTGCCTGGTGGTTGTCCTGTCGCTGATCATGGGGGTCGTTCTTGGGCTGGTTGCCGGTTATTTCGGCGGGCTGGTCGATAACATCATTATGCGCGTCGTCGACATCATGCTGGCGCTGCCAAGCCTGCTGCTGGCGCTGGTGCTGGTGGCCATCTTCGGCCCATCAATTGGTAACGCCGCGCTGGCGTTGACGTTTGTGGCCCTGCCGCACTACGTTCGCTTAACCCGTGCTGCCGTGCTGGTGGAAGTGAACCGCGACTACGTTACGGCCTCACGCGTCGCGGGCGCTGGCGCAATGCGCCAGATGTTCGTCAATATTTTCCCGAACTGCCTTGCGCCGCTGATTGTTCAGGCCTCGCTCGGTTTCTCTAACGCCATTCTCGATATGGCTGCCCTCGGCTTCCTGGGGATGGGCGCACAGCCGCCCACGCCGGAATGGGGCACCATGCTCTCTGACGTTCTGCAGTTTGCGCAAAGCGCCTGGTGGGTCGTGACCTTCCCGGGGCTGGCAATCCTGCTGACGGTGCTGGCATTTAACCTGATGGGTGACGGTCTGCGTGACGCGCTCGATCCCAAACTGAAGCAGTAA
- the tag gene encoding DNA-3-methyladenine glycosylase I yields the protein MQRCGWVSQDPLYIAYHDNEWGVPQRDNQKLFEMICLEGQQAGLSWITVLKKRENYRRAFHDFDPVKVAAMSEEDVERLVLDAGIIRHRGKIQAIIGNARAFLAMEAHGESFNDFVWSFVDNAPIVTQAATLGEIATSTPASDALSKALKKRGFKFVGTTICYSFMQACGLVNDHVTVCFCHPGVQHDQKMEH from the coding sequence ATGCAGCGCTGTGGTTGGGTAAGCCAGGATCCGCTTTATATTGCGTATCACGATAACGAGTGGGGCGTCCCGCAAAGAGACAATCAAAAACTGTTCGAGATGATTTGCCTGGAAGGCCAGCAGGCCGGGCTTTCCTGGATAACCGTGCTGAAAAAGCGCGAAAACTATCGTCGCGCCTTCCACGATTTCGACCCGGTAAAAGTGGCCGCCATGAGCGAAGAGGACGTCGAACGATTGGTACTGGACGCCGGTATCATTCGCCATCGGGGAAAAATTCAGGCCATTATCGGCAACGCGCGCGCCTTCCTGGCGATGGAAGCTCACGGTGAATCCTTTAACGACTTCGTGTGGTCGTTTGTCGATAACGCGCCCATCGTTACTCAGGCGGCGACGCTTGGCGAAATCGCCACCTCAACGCCGGCGTCAGATGCGCTATCAAAAGCGCTGAAAAAACGCGGTTTTAAATTTGTTGGCACCACCATCTGTTATTCCTTTATGCAAGCCTGCGGGCTGGTCAACGATCACGTGACCGTCTGCTTCTGCCATCCTGGAGTTCAGCATGATCAGAAAATGGAACACTGA
- the dppB gene encoding dipeptide ABC transporter permease DppB produces the protein MLQFILKRLGLVIPTFIGITLLTFAFVHMIPGDPVMIMAGERGISPERHAQLLAELGLDKPMWQQYLHYIWGVLHGDLGISLKSRLPVWDEFVPRFKATLELGICAMIFAVAVGIPVGVLAAVKRGSIFDHTAVGLALTGYSMPIFWWGMMLIMLVSVHWNLTPVSGRVSDMVFLDDSNPLTGFMLIDTAIWGEEGNFIDALAHMILPAIVLGTIPLAVIVRMTRSSMLEVLGEDYIRTARAKGLTRMRVIIVHALRNAMLPVVTVIGLQVGTLLAGAILTETIFSWPGLGRWLIDALQRRDYPVVQGGVLLVATMIILVNLLVDLLYGVVNPRIRHKK, from the coding sequence ATGTTGCAGTTCATCCTCAAACGGTTGGGTCTGGTGATCCCAACGTTTATCGGTATCACCCTCCTTACGTTTGCCTTCGTGCATATGATCCCCGGCGATCCGGTGATGATTATGGCCGGCGAGCGTGGTATTTCCCCTGAGCGCCATGCCCAGCTTCTGGCCGAACTCGGCCTGGATAAGCCGATGTGGCAACAGTACCTCCACTATATCTGGGGCGTACTGCACGGTGACTTAGGCATTTCATTAAAGAGCCGACTCCCGGTGTGGGATGAGTTCGTGCCGCGCTTTAAAGCGACGCTGGAACTCGGTATTTGCGCCATGATTTTCGCCGTCGCCGTGGGGATTCCGGTGGGCGTACTGGCTGCGGTTAAACGCGGCTCTATCTTCGATCACACCGCCGTTGGCCTTGCGCTGACCGGCTATTCCATGCCGATTTTCTGGTGGGGCATGATGCTGATTATGCTGGTGTCGGTTCACTGGAACCTGACGCCGGTATCCGGGCGCGTGAGTGACATGGTGTTTCTCGACGACTCAAACCCTTTGACCGGCTTTATGCTGATTGATACCGCCATCTGGGGGGAAGAGGGCAACTTTATCGACGCGCTGGCGCATATGATTCTGCCCGCCATCGTGCTGGGGACCATTCCGCTGGCGGTGATCGTGCGTATGACGCGCTCCTCGATGCTGGAAGTGCTGGGCGAAGACTACATCCGTACCGCGCGCGCCAAAGGGCTGACCCGCATGCGTGTGATTATCGTCCACGCGCTGCGCAATGCCATGCTGCCGGTTGTCACCGTTATCGGTCTGCAGGTCGGCACGCTGCTGGCAGGCGCAATTTTGACGGAAACCATCTTCTCCTGGCCGGGTCTGGGTCGCTGGCTGATTGATGCCTTGCAGCGCCGTGACTATCCGGTAGTGCAGGGCGGCGTGCTGCTGGTGGCGACGATGATTATTCTCGTCAACCTGCTGGTAGACCTGCTGTACGGCGTGGTGAACCCGCGCATTCGTCATAAGAAGTAA
- the bcsF gene encoding cellulose biosynthesis protein BcsF: protein MMSISDIVQLVVLCALFFFPLGYLVRHHQHRIENTFRLLFLKPRYVKPVGVLRRDLAVRAKSKND, encoded by the coding sequence ATGATGTCGATAAGCGATATTGTTCAACTGGTTGTGCTATGCGCGCTGTTCTTTTTCCCGCTGGGGTACCTGGTGCGCCATCATCAACATCGTATTGAAAACACCTTCCGTTTGCTGTTTCTTAAACCCCGTTATGTTAAGCCGGTAGGCGTATTACGCCGCGATCTGGCCGTCAGGGCAAAATCAAAAAATGACTAA
- the dppF gene encoding dipeptide ABC transporter ATP-binding subunit DppF, whose amino-acid sequence MSTHEATSQQPLLQAIDLKKHYPVKKGMFAPERLVKALDGVSFTLERGKTLAVVGESGCGKSTLGRLLTMIEVPTGGELYYQGQDLLKHDPHAQKLRRQKIQIVFQNPYGSLNPRKKVGQILEEPLLINTPLSKEQRREKALAMMAKVGLKTEHYDRYPHMFSGGQRQRIAIARGLMLDPDVVIADEPVSALDVSVRAQVLNLMMDLQQDLGLSYVFISHDLSVVEHIADEVMVMYLGRCVEKGSKDQIFNNPQHPYTQALLSATPRLNPDERRERIKLTGELPSPLNPPPGCAFNARCRRRFGPCTQLQPQLKDYGGQLVACFAVDQDENPEKSL is encoded by the coding sequence ATGAGTACGCACGAGGCCACCTCGCAGCAGCCGCTGCTGCAAGCCATTGACTTGAAAAAACACTACCCGGTGAAGAAGGGCATGTTTGCCCCGGAACGGCTGGTGAAGGCGCTGGACGGCGTCTCCTTTACCCTCGAACGCGGTAAAACGCTGGCGGTGGTGGGGGAATCCGGCTGTGGTAAATCCACTCTGGGTCGCCTGTTAACGATGATTGAAGTGCCGACCGGCGGTGAGCTGTATTACCAGGGGCAGGACTTGCTCAAGCACGACCCGCATGCGCAAAAGCTGCGCCGGCAGAAGATCCAGATTGTGTTCCAGAATCCGTACGGTTCCCTGAACCCGCGTAAAAAAGTGGGACAGATTCTGGAAGAGCCGCTGTTGATTAACACCCCGCTCAGCAAAGAGCAGCGTCGTGAAAAAGCGCTGGCGATGATGGCGAAGGTGGGTCTGAAAACCGAGCACTACGATCGCTATCCGCATATGTTCTCCGGCGGTCAGCGCCAGCGTATTGCTATCGCCCGCGGTCTGATGCTGGATCCGGATGTGGTGATTGCCGATGAACCGGTGTCCGCACTCGACGTTTCCGTGCGCGCGCAGGTGCTGAACCTGATGATGGATTTGCAGCAGGATCTGGGGCTGTCCTATGTTTTTATCTCCCACGACCTGTCGGTGGTAGAGCATATTGCTGATGAAGTCATGGTGATGTACCTGGGCCGCTGCGTGGAGAAGGGGAGTAAGGATCAGATCTTCAATAATCCACAGCACCCGTACACCCAGGCGCTGTTGTCGGCAACGCCGCGTCTGAATCCGGACGAACGTCGTGAGCGCATTAAACTCACCGGCGAGCTGCCAAGCCCGCTTAACCCGCCGCCGGGCTGCGCGTTTAACGCCCGCTGCCGCCGCCGCTTTGGGCCATGTACACAGCTCCAGCCGCAGTTGAAAGATTATGGCGGTCAGCTGGTGGCGTGTTTCGCCGTCGATCAGGATGAAAATCCGGAAAAAAGCCTCTAA